From a region of the Paenibacillus segetis genome:
- a CDS encoding NADH:flavin oxidoreductase/NADH oxidase — MNHLFSPYELKNLKLKNRVVMPPMCQYSVSAKDGMATDWHYVHYVSRAIGGTGLIIVEMTDVEPDGRISDYDLGIWSDEHIPALARIVEACHAYGAKVGIQIGHTGRKAEDAAVPVAPSAIAFNEKYKTPRELTTAEVKEMVEKFRLGIQRAIKAGFDVIELHGAHGYLIHQFHSPLTNKRSDEYGQDLTLFGTEVIRAAKSEMPADMPLIMRISAMEYVEGGYGINESVEFSKAYKEAGVDMFHVSSGGEGEIAAAGRPGTHAGYQVPLAREIKQRLDVPVIAVGKLDEPVLANAVIGNAEADLVAVGRGMLRNPHWTLEAAVQLQKETEFPRQYQFGFPRITK; from the coding sequence ATGAATCATTTATTTTCACCATACGAGTTGAAGAATCTGAAATTAAAAAATCGCGTGGTTATGCCTCCAATGTGTCAGTATTCTGTATCAGCCAAAGACGGAATGGCTACGGACTGGCATTACGTGCACTATGTGAGCAGAGCAATTGGAGGAACAGGATTAATTATCGTTGAAATGACGGATGTAGAGCCAGATGGACGAATTTCGGATTATGACCTTGGAATCTGGTCCGATGAACATATACCTGCATTGGCAAGAATCGTTGAAGCATGTCACGCGTATGGTGCTAAAGTGGGGATTCAAATTGGCCATACAGGGCGCAAAGCGGAAGATGCGGCTGTTCCTGTAGCACCATCAGCAATTGCGTTTAACGAAAAATATAAAACTCCAAGAGAACTTACGACTGCAGAAGTTAAAGAAATGGTTGAGAAATTCCGATTGGGTATACAACGGGCGATCAAAGCAGGTTTTGATGTGATCGAGCTTCACGGGGCACACGGTTACTTAATTCACCAATTCCATTCACCATTAACGAATAAGCGATCAGATGAATACGGACAGGATCTAACCTTGTTCGGTACTGAAGTCATTCGCGCTGCCAAAAGTGAGATGCCAGCTGATATGCCATTGATTATGCGTATCTCCGCTATGGAATATGTTGAAGGTGGATATGGAATTAATGAGAGCGTAGAATTCAGTAAGGCATATAAAGAAGCTGGTGTAGATATGTTCCACGTTAGTTCAGGTGGGGAAGGTGAAATCGCCGCTGCTGGTAGACCGGGTACCCATGCAGGTTATCAGGTTCCTTTGGCGAGAGAAATCAAGCAGCGATTGGATGTTCCCGTAATTGCGGTTGGCAAATTAGATGAGCCGGTACTCGCCAATGCTGTAATTGGTAATGCAGAGGCTGACCTTGTTGCAGTAGGACGTGGAATGCTAAGAAATCCTCATTGGACGCTGGAAGCTGCGGTTCAGCTTCAAAAAGAGACAGAGTTTCCTAGACAATATCAGTTTGGATTTCCTCGCATAACGAAATAA
- a CDS encoding MarR family winged helix-turn-helix transcriptional regulator produces MENELNHDYICTWLSLTHIQMNIAGELESNLLEKHQLSLKEFYLLLFLSQAPEKKLKLHQLESMVGLSQSAVSRLVSRFEAKGCGALQKQICETDRRNVYTSLTSIGQDKLDRAKVTFNEVLLKALPDNDLESLLQQILQLKQR; encoded by the coding sequence ATGGAAAATGAACTGAATCATGATTATATATGCACATGGCTGTCACTAACGCATATTCAAATGAACATAGCAGGTGAATTAGAATCTAATTTATTAGAAAAGCATCAGTTATCCTTAAAAGAATTTTATTTGCTCTTATTCCTATCTCAGGCACCTGAGAAGAAGCTTAAGTTGCACCAATTGGAGTCGATGGTTGGATTAAGTCAAAGCGCCGTCTCCAGACTTGTCAGTCGTTTTGAAGCCAAAGGCTGTGGGGCATTACAAAAGCAAATTTGTGAAACTGATCGTAGAAATGTCTATACCTCTTTGACATCTATTGGTCAGGATAAACTGGATAGAGCGAAAGTGACATTTAACGAGGTTCTATTAAAGGCTTTGCCGGACAACGATTTAGAAAGTTTGCTGCAACAGATTCTTCAGTTGAAACAACGTTAA
- a CDS encoding histidine kinase N-terminal 7TM domain-containing diguanylate cyclase yields the protein MAWVDIIVFFLLFALFVYVFVSVPITNLHKIYLAFHFSMMLWPFCQFVIKTTDNAQLQLFYVQLAFINMTLLALGWLLFTLFLTGHSKFLRRKISLLIYVPVILVTLSAIFNPKSMFVQPVHGGYVQRAYGPLFWVISAIFIGYLIVSLYFMYLALKSEQVSRIKKPVIQMRKGILVMSAFIFMDIFLNVVFPLPIPVIPGLTSLGILLSACFFVIAIRRYKVFDIVTIAHQDIIDTLILGILVLDDNETVVEINQSLSPYIQLEIGDRFDIGTFLLQEDPISEVDMFLEAYRERPQERNEIEVKYNNINFRHIKIHAAPIMVSHTMVGRILTFQDTSELHRLIDETNFQNEVLQLRNQSLIGIQHELFQTNQKLELMAITDSLTGCYNRHFLTQQLEHEVMKNMKYQIPFALFLLDIDFFKSVNDNYGHLAGDEVICNTVEIINKSLRQSDILARYGGEEFIIYLPNTNQDQAYHIAERVKQAVESNKVFVQNVEFPLSITVSMGFLAIHEFNKEISNNPKTILNEMFESVDKALYQAKNEGRNRIVSIVG from the coding sequence ATGGCATGGGTTGATATAATCGTATTCTTCCTTTTATTTGCTCTTTTTGTTTATGTTTTTGTCTCTGTACCAATCACTAATTTACATAAGATATATTTAGCATTTCACTTCTCCATGATGTTATGGCCCTTCTGTCAGTTTGTCATAAAAACAACGGATAACGCCCAGTTGCAATTATTCTATGTACAGCTTGCTTTTATTAATATGACTCTATTAGCACTTGGATGGCTACTATTCACGCTTTTTCTAACGGGGCACTCCAAGTTTTTACGCAGAAAAATATCTTTACTCATTTATGTTCCAGTTATATTAGTAACGCTCAGTGCAATATTCAATCCAAAATCTATGTTTGTCCAACCTGTACATGGGGGTTACGTACAGAGAGCTTATGGGCCACTTTTTTGGGTTATCTCGGCCATTTTCATAGGGTATCTTATTGTATCTCTCTATTTCATGTATCTAGCTTTAAAGTCAGAACAAGTTTCTCGTATCAAAAAACCGGTTATCCAGATGCGTAAAGGAATCTTGGTCATGTCTGCTTTCATATTTATGGACATATTCCTCAATGTCGTATTCCCGTTACCTATACCGGTTATTCCAGGGTTAACGTCTCTTGGTATTCTGCTATCTGCTTGCTTTTTCGTCATTGCTATTCGTCGCTATAAAGTATTTGACATCGTAACGATAGCTCATCAAGATATTATCGACACACTCATTCTTGGGATTCTAGTACTTGATGATAATGAAACCGTTGTAGAAATAAATCAATCGTTATCCCCTTATATCCAATTAGAAATAGGTGACCGCTTCGATATAGGGACCTTCCTTTTACAAGAAGATCCTATTAGTGAGGTTGACATGTTCCTGGAGGCTTACAGAGAACGACCTCAGGAGAGAAATGAAATTGAAGTGAAATATAATAATATCAACTTCCGTCATATCAAAATTCACGCAGCACCTATCATGGTTAGCCATACAATGGTTGGGCGAATTCTTACTTTTCAGGATACGAGCGAACTTCACCGTCTCATTGACGAAACCAACTTCCAGAACGAAGTTCTACAACTTCGTAATCAATCATTAATTGGCATTCAACATGAACTTTTTCAAACCAATCAGAAACTCGAGCTCATGGCAATTACCGATAGCTTAACAGGTTGCTATAATCGTCACTTTTTGACACAACAATTAGAACATGAAGTGATGAAGAATATGAAATATCAAATTCCGTTTGCCTTGTTTCTATTAGATATTGATTTTTTTAAATCTGTAAATGATAATTACGGGCATTTAGCCGGCGATGAAGTGATATGTAACACTGTTGAGATAATTAATAAATCACTGCGGCAAAGTGACATTTTGGCTCGGTATGGTGGAGAAGAATTTATAATCTATTTACCTAATACGAATCAAGATCAAGCATACCACATAGCTGAAAGAGTCAAACAAGCCGTTGAATCGAATAAAGTTTTTGTCCAGAATGTAGAATTTCCTTTATCGATTACTGTAAGTATGGGCTTTCTAGCTATTCATGAATTTAATAAAGAAATTTCAAATAACCCCAAGACTATTCTAAATGAAATGTTTGAATCTGTGGACAAAGCCTTATATCAAGCCAAAAATGAAGGCCGTAACCGGATAGTTAGTATTGTAGGGTAA
- a CDS encoding TetR/AcrR family transcriptional regulator, whose protein sequence is MKTTFNMLRTSGPKRIRIADISKEAKVSQVTIYNYFGSKETLLQEVFKNYANNVIAEFEDYMNGGHSLKEKIEYILFMEKKYYNELSPGLIKELLIDDQELTRYVEEVYKEKTLPLTIRIIGEGKKSGEISEDVSIESVLGFIQLFMNQYELILGMAQQSSDLDKFLDGMVHMFFYGICGKP, encoded by the coding sequence ATGAAAACTACCTTTAACATGCTACGAACATCGGGCCCTAAACGGATTCGAATCGCTGACATATCCAAGGAGGCCAAGGTTTCTCAAGTTACGATCTATAATTATTTTGGAAGTAAAGAGACTTTGCTCCAAGAAGTCTTTAAAAACTACGCAAACAATGTAATCGCCGAATTCGAAGACTATATGAACGGAGGTCATTCGTTAAAGGAGAAGATAGAGTATATTCTCTTCATGGAGAAAAAATACTATAATGAATTATCACCAGGACTTATCAAAGAGCTTTTGATAGATGATCAAGAACTAACTCGATATGTCGAAGAGGTTTATAAGGAGAAAACCCTTCCTTTGACCATTCGGATCATTGGGGAAGGGAAAAAAAGTGGCGAGATTTCCGAAGACGTCTCCATCGAAAGCGTTCTAGGCTTTATACAACTTTTCATGAATCAATACGAATTAATTCTGGGAATGGCTCAGCAAAGTAGCGATTTAGATAAATTTCTCGATGGAATGGTTCATATGTTTTTTTATGGTATATGCGGAAAGCCCTAA
- a CDS encoding ABC transporter ATP-binding protein, producing the protein MLTVQHLTKTFSNGRGIFDVSFSVEKGEVFGFLGPNGAGKSTTIRHIMGFMKPDKGFVKVNGLDTWTEQGKVQAYTGYLPGEISFIEGMTGKTFLDFIAKMQGIKDLSKRANLIDRLQFDVHTPIRKMSKGMKQKVGIVAAFMHDPEVIILDEPTSGLDPLMQKVFIEIVLEEKSRGKTFLMSSHSFSEIERTCDRAAIIKDGVIIAVKDIHELQSMQRKVFEVTFEDPSDAQSFLNSGLLIESHKGDRVKVAIQGNYNKFVEETAKYKVRNIDIFSQNLEDIFMNYYDRKETMK; encoded by the coding sequence ATGTTAACCGTTCAGCATTTGACGAAGACATTTTCAAATGGGAGAGGGATTTTCGATGTGTCGTTTTCGGTGGAGAAGGGCGAGGTCTTCGGCTTCTTAGGGCCAAATGGAGCAGGGAAGTCTACAACTATTCGGCATATCATGGGCTTCATGAAACCTGATAAAGGCTTTGTGAAAGTGAATGGGTTAGATACATGGACGGAGCAAGGGAAGGTTCAAGCTTATACGGGATACCTGCCGGGAGAAATATCTTTTATTGAAGGGATGACGGGGAAGACGTTCTTGGATTTTATAGCTAAGATGCAGGGAATTAAGGATTTGTCCAAGCGCGCCAACTTGATTGATCGATTGCAGTTTGACGTTCATACCCCCATTCGTAAAATGTCCAAAGGCATGAAGCAAAAGGTGGGGATTGTAGCCGCATTTATGCATGATCCAGAAGTAATCATTTTAGACGAACCAACGTCAGGTCTTGACCCCCTCATGCAGAAGGTATTTATTGAGATTGTCTTAGAGGAGAAGTCCCGAGGTAAAACCTTCCTGATGTCTTCACATAGCTTCTCAGAAATTGAGCGGACCTGCGATCGGGCTGCGATTATTAAAGACGGTGTCATCATTGCGGTTAAAGATATTCACGAATTACAATCCATGCAGCGTAAGGTGTTCGAAGTTACCTTCGAAGACCCCTCCGATGCCCAATCATTCTTGAACTCGGGTCTGCTAATCGAATCACACAAAGGGGATCGCGTGAAGGTTGCCATTCAGGGGAATTACAATAAATTTGTGGAAGAGACGGCCAAATATAAAGTACGTAATATTGATATCTTTAGCCAAAACCTAGAGGACATATTTATGAATTATTATGATCGAAAGGAGACGATGAAATGA
- a CDS encoding ABC transporter permease subunit, producing the protein MNATLYKQMMKVNLKGFMNYAFGSAFYIILMFWLFPSIAKNSEAIDGLVQAMPEGVGKAFGLNGFGSAEAFISGEYYGLILILILAIVCVQLSTGLMAKLVDQGSMAYLLSTPTTRGKVAFTQASVLVTGLFLIMGVTTLAGFAGNAWFLGSEYEFDTTKFIQMNVSAFLLFFAVGGISFLVSSLCNDEKKARGISGLIAFGFFSLDLLGKLSDKIHWMRNISIFSLYKPSEIINGNVDMVFISIILTAIGLISFGLAVVLFRRRDLPL; encoded by the coding sequence ATGAATGCTACCCTATATAAACAGATGATGAAAGTGAACTTAAAGGGATTCATGAACTATGCGTTTGGATCCGCGTTTTATATCATTCTCATGTTCTGGTTGTTTCCAAGCATCGCGAAAAATTCGGAAGCCATCGATGGACTAGTTCAAGCTATGCCTGAAGGAGTAGGCAAAGCTTTTGGACTTAACGGCTTTGGTAGTGCCGAGGCATTCATTTCAGGCGAATATTATGGATTGATTCTAATTCTTATCCTTGCGATCGTATGTGTTCAATTATCAACTGGGCTTATGGCTAAATTGGTGGATCAAGGTTCTATGGCCTATTTATTATCTACCCCGACAACTAGGGGGAAAGTAGCGTTTACTCAAGCAAGCGTGCTGGTAACTGGTTTATTTCTGATTATGGGTGTTACGACCCTTGCTGGATTCGCAGGAAATGCTTGGTTTCTGGGAAGTGAATATGAGTTCGATACAACTAAATTTATTCAGATGAACGTTTCGGCGTTTTTGCTATTCTTTGCTGTTGGAGGTATATCCTTTCTAGTGTCCTCTCTTTGTAATGATGAGAAGAAGGCGCGTGGTATTTCCGGATTGATTGCATTCGGATTCTTCAGCTTGGATCTGCTGGGTAAACTTAGTGACAAGATACATTGGATGAGGAACATTTCCATCTTCTCCTTGTATAAGCCTAGTGAAATTATTAATGGTAATGTGGATATGGTATTCATCTCGATCATTCTCACTGCTATCGGTTTGATATCGTTCGGTTTAGCGGTAGTATTATTTCGAAGACGTGATTTGCCATTATAA
- a CDS encoding MarR family winged helix-turn-helix transcriptional regulator: MKKEPLAKLISYIHRQNQKTLVKQLSPYGVGSGGQHSFLKSILHYPGITQDQLTQQLKFDKATTARSIKQLEQSGYIERKPDPNDRRSQLLYPTSKAQEFLPILQSILDDNNKRLAQNLNQEEEDLLISLLQKINIEPPEE; encoded by the coding sequence TTGAAGAAAGAACCCTTAGCCAAGCTTATCTCATATATTCACAGGCAAAATCAAAAAACACTCGTAAAGCAGCTATCTCCTTATGGAGTTGGCAGCGGTGGGCAGCATAGCTTTCTAAAATCAATTCTACATTATCCTGGAATAACCCAAGATCAGCTCACACAACAATTAAAATTCGATAAAGCAACTACTGCCCGTTCAATCAAACAGTTGGAGCAATCTGGATATATCGAGCGGAAGCCAGATCCGAATGATCGACGCTCCCAGCTTCTTTATCCAACATCAAAAGCTCAAGAGTTCTTACCCATTCTTCAATCCATATTGGATGATAATAATAAAAGACTTGCTCAAAATTTAAACCAGGAAGAAGAAGATTTACTCATCTCCCTCCTCCAAAAAATCAATATTGAACCCCCTGAAGAATAA
- a CDS encoding MFS transporter, which translates to MNSILGSYQEDADIQKKRWLILIVLNLFTFMSTLDGSIVNIALPVLSKELGLPIAQIEWVTTGYLMAICAAILFFGRLGDIAGKIRIFKIGTVIFIIGSLLCGLSSSLSFLIISRVIQALGASMTMANSQGIVTDIFPAHERGKALGFIGTFVSLGSIAGPSLGGIIISSLGWEYIFWVNVPIGIIAIMMGWRYLPKDQVRVKAKIDVPGSSLFAIFIVTLFAGLLLGQQLGYDNMWIIISLIAAAITLALFLRVEFVRSEPLLQLSLFKNPSFSISILCGFLVFTANFCFNIIAPFYAQNMLDLSPFHAGFLLMLLPICMVIVAPLSGALSDKIGSELLTFAGLIVMVIAQFGLANLHGGSSLIVVGIWIAMLGIGSGLFQSPNNSLVMSEVPRTQLGSAGSVNSLVRNIGMVVGITVATTILFHVMSGEVGYRVTGLIPDRPDVFLTGMRVVFTTSASICLVAGLLTGWRMYKSQAVKRAVAKEE; encoded by the coding sequence ATGAACTCAATTCTTGGAAGCTACCAAGAGGATGCCGACATTCAGAAGAAGCGTTGGCTTATTCTCATTGTTCTTAATTTATTTACCTTTATGTCCACGTTAGACGGAAGTATTGTTAATATTGCATTGCCTGTTCTATCCAAGGAGCTCGGCCTACCCATCGCGCAGATTGAATGGGTGACTACAGGTTACCTTATGGCTATCTGTGCAGCAATTCTTTTCTTTGGGAGATTAGGAGATATCGCGGGGAAAATCAGAATATTTAAAATCGGAACAGTCATTTTTATTATTGGCTCATTGTTATGTGGACTGAGTAGTTCATTATCCTTTTTGATTATCTCAAGGGTCATTCAAGCTTTGGGTGCTTCCATGACCATGGCGAATAGCCAAGGAATTGTTACTGATATTTTCCCAGCGCATGAACGGGGGAAGGCACTTGGCTTTATTGGAACCTTTGTCTCGCTCGGAAGTATTGCTGGTCCAAGCTTAGGTGGAATTATTATATCGTCACTCGGTTGGGAATATATATTTTGGGTGAATGTCCCCATTGGAATCATTGCCATTATGATGGGATGGAGATACCTTCCGAAAGATCAAGTTCGGGTAAAAGCAAAAATAGACGTACCAGGAAGTTCGCTGTTTGCCATATTTATTGTTACGTTGTTTGCTGGTCTGCTGCTTGGCCAACAATTGGGTTACGATAACATGTGGATTATTATTTCTCTGATTGCTGCTGCAATAACTTTAGCTTTATTCTTACGAGTAGAATTCGTTCGCTCTGAGCCGTTGCTTCAGCTGTCACTATTCAAGAACCCGTCGTTCTCAATCAGTATTCTTTGCGGATTTCTCGTGTTCACGGCAAACTTCTGTTTCAATATTATTGCACCATTCTATGCCCAGAATATGCTCGATTTGTCCCCGTTCCATGCGGGGTTCCTACTAATGCTTTTGCCAATTTGTATGGTCATTGTAGCTCCGCTTAGTGGAGCTTTATCTGACAAAATAGGATCTGAACTGCTGACCTTTGCGGGGCTCATTGTGATGGTCATTGCCCAATTCGGATTAGCTAATCTGCACGGGGGAAGCTCTTTGATTGTTGTAGGCATTTGGATTGCGATGCTAGGGATAGGCAGTGGGCTATTCCAATCACCGAACAATTCGCTCGTCATGTCTGAGGTTCCTCGTACCCAGCTTGGTTCGGCTGGAAGCGTGAACTCATTGGTACGGAATATTGGGATGGTCGTAGGGATTACCGTTGCAACCACGATTCTGTTCCATGTCATGAGCGGTGAGGTTGGTTATAGGGTAACTGGATTGATCCCTGATCGGCCAGATGTCTTCTTAACTGGTATGCGAGTGGTTTTCACAACTTCGGCATCGATCTGCTTAGTTGCAGGGTTGTTAACGGGCTGGCGTATGTATAAATCGCAGGCGGTTAAGCGGGCCGTTGCTAAAGAGGAATAA
- a CDS encoding VOC family protein gives MEHQKIATFFMFSGRAEEAMNFYTSLFDNSEINKVLYHEDGTILHAIFTLNGQTYMCIDSKEEHNFNFTPSISLFITCETSEEIDNLYLKLSQEGTVLMPICPTPVSEKFAWVNDKFGISWQLMLL, from the coding sequence GTGGAACATCAAAAAATTGCCACGTTTTTCATGTTTTCTGGACGGGCTGAGGAGGCTATGAATTTTTATACCTCTTTGTTTGACAATTCAGAAATAAATAAGGTGTTATATCATGAAGATGGAACCATATTACATGCTATCTTTACTTTAAATGGACAAACTTATATGTGTATTGATAGTAAAGAAGAACATAATTTCAACTTTACGCCGAGCATTTCATTGTTTATAACCTGCGAGACATCTGAAGAAATTGATAATCTTTATCTGAAGTTATCTCAAGAGGGTACGGTACTAATGCCAATATGTCCCACTCCCGTAAGTGAGAAATTTGCCTGGGTTAATGATAAATTCGGTATCTCGTGGCAATTAATGCTGCTCTAA
- the sdaAB gene encoding L-serine ammonia-lyase, iron-sulfur-dependent subunit beta — protein MRFKDVFSIIGPVMVGPSSSHTAGAVRIGRVARQLLGCMPEQAIITFYGSFAETYSGHGTDLAIIGGLLDFDTDDERIQNAFTEAEQSGLHFELRQSTLMSPHPNFVEITASVGGRDITVSGASIGGGNIKIHSINSFAVSCTGYYPTLVITHDDQVGILASITRAVSSAGLNIGFMNVDRKERNGSAMTVIECDKRPGDEVLETLSLLPHISRVSVIDLN, from the coding sequence ATGAGGTTCAAAGATGTATTTTCTATTATCGGTCCAGTTATGGTTGGACCTTCAAGTTCACATACAGCTGGTGCGGTGCGCATCGGTCGTGTTGCACGGCAGTTGCTCGGATGTATGCCTGAGCAAGCTATCATCACTTTTTACGGTTCCTTTGCGGAGACGTATTCCGGCCACGGAACAGATCTAGCTATTATTGGAGGACTACTTGATTTCGACACAGATGATGAGCGAATTCAGAATGCCTTCACTGAGGCCGAGCAGTCCGGTCTGCACTTTGAGTTGCGGCAGAGTACTTTGATGAGTCCTCATCCCAATTTCGTTGAGATTACAGCGAGCGTAGGTGGTAGGGATATCACAGTTAGTGGGGCTTCAATTGGCGGTGGAAATATAAAGATACATTCCATAAATAGCTTCGCTGTTAGCTGCACAGGATATTATCCGACACTGGTGATCACTCACGACGACCAGGTTGGGATCCTGGCTTCTATTACGAGAGCGGTTAGTAGCGCTGGATTGAATATCGGTTTTATGAATGTAGATCGCAAAGAAAGAAATGGTTCCGCGATGACAGTCATCGAGTGTGATAAAAGGCCGGGGGATGAAGTTCTCGAAACCCTTTCTCTCCTGCCACATATTAGCCGAGTCTCTGTAATTGATCTCAACTAG
- the sdaAA gene encoding L-serine ammonia-lyase, iron-sulfur-dependent, subunit alpha, producing MRFSTLKDIVEICQVESLTIAELMIAEQAKETGESPEEIVNQMTAYYQVMKEAVSKGLESNTSSRSGLVGGDGRKVNELITSFEPSVGVWAAKAMAYALAVSEVNASMGRIVATPTAGSCGIIPGVFVSAQERFGWEDEKLVHGLFSSGAIGYVIANNSFISGAEGGCQAEVGSAIGMAAGALVELRGGTPEQAVHAVGLALKNTLGLICDPVAGLVEVPCIVRNGLGAVNALAAADMALAGVRSVIPSDEVIGVMLEVGSKMPGEHRETALGGLAQTPTGRKLTEQIKATKSPS from the coding sequence ATGCGTTTTAGTACCCTTAAAGATATAGTGGAAATATGCCAGGTTGAATCGTTAACGATCGCAGAGCTCATGATCGCTGAACAGGCTAAAGAAACCGGGGAATCACCGGAGGAGATTGTGAATCAGATGACCGCCTATTATCAAGTGATGAAGGAAGCGGTTAGTAAAGGACTTGAGAGTAATACTTCCTCTCGAAGTGGGCTTGTAGGTGGGGACGGTCGAAAGGTTAACGAACTCATCACTTCTTTTGAACCGTCTGTTGGTGTTTGGGCTGCTAAAGCGATGGCGTATGCTCTCGCAGTGTCTGAGGTTAACGCTTCGATGGGTCGCATTGTGGCTACACCAACAGCAGGTTCCTGTGGGATCATTCCCGGCGTCTTTGTTAGCGCTCAAGAGCGATTCGGATGGGAGGATGAGAAGCTCGTTCATGGGCTGTTTAGTTCGGGAGCGATTGGATACGTTATCGCCAACAATTCTTTCATTTCAGGTGCAGAGGGCGGCTGTCAGGCTGAGGTTGGTTCTGCCATCGGGATGGCGGCAGGAGCACTTGTAGAACTTCGTGGAGGAACTCCTGAGCAAGCGGTTCATGCCGTTGGTCTTGCGCTCAAGAATACGCTGGGTCTAATATGCGATCCTGTTGCCGGGCTCGTTGAAGTACCATGTATTGTTCGTAATGGTCTTGGCGCAGTGAATGCATTAGCGGCTGCGGATATGGCTCTTGCCGGCGTTCGAAGTGTCATTCCCTCGGACGAAGTGATAGGTGTTATGTTAGAGGTTGGTTCGAAAATGCCGGGAGAACATCGCGAAACGGCACTTGGTGGATTAGCTCAAACTCCAACCGGACGCAAGTTGACGGAGCAGATCAAAGCGACTAAATCACCATCTTAA
- a CDS encoding DHHW family protein, with protein MKKRVDQLYIAGFVAILFVMSFLFLLLPKSYFSDTENRPLQKVPQFTWDNLWSKTFSEQTEGYITDHFPFRDSWVSLKSSIEQLRLQQENNGIYKGHDGYLFEKFGKPNFEAIQKYTGAINKFAANHPKANITFMLAPTSIGVYPERLPWLAPTFPQVKVNEYVADQLQLGVNLSFMDGFDFLRPAAHEQIPIFYRTDHHWTTYGAYLAYQAYAENVGWTVKDKSEFTIKTITDSFLGSYHTRSQFNRLDPDSIQVYVPKWPTSSKMYIADTNETISSLYDPSYLEKKDKYSYFLGGVHALMTITSDIKPEDIEQQKLLVIKDSYAHSVLPFLALQVPEIHVIDLRYYNGDIGTYMTENGIEDVLLLFNTTTFVDNQELLKLAR; from the coding sequence ATGAAGAAACGCGTAGATCAATTGTACATCGCTGGATTTGTCGCTATTCTATTCGTCATGTCTTTCTTATTCCTGCTTCTACCTAAGTCGTATTTCTCGGACACAGAGAATCGTCCACTACAGAAAGTACCACAGTTCACGTGGGATAACCTTTGGTCCAAGACATTTTCCGAACAGACCGAAGGCTACATAACCGATCATTTCCCTTTTCGAGATTCATGGGTTTCATTAAAATCAAGCATAGAACAGTTGCGTCTACAACAAGAGAACAATGGGATTTACAAAGGTCATGACGGTTATTTATTCGAGAAGTTTGGTAAACCAAATTTTGAAGCAATACAGAAATATACGGGGGCTATTAATAAGTTTGCGGCTAATCATCCCAAGGCCAACATAACGTTTATGCTTGCTCCTACGTCGATTGGGGTATATCCAGAACGGCTACCTTGGCTTGCCCCTACTTTTCCGCAGGTGAAGGTGAACGAGTATGTTGCTGATCAGTTACAGTTAGGCGTCAACCTATCTTTCATGGATGGGTTTGATTTCTTGCGTCCTGCTGCTCATGAACAGATACCCATCTTCTACCGCACAGACCATCATTGGACGACTTATGGTGCTTACTTAGCTTATCAAGCCTATGCGGAGAACGTGGGCTGGACGGTAAAGGACAAATCGGAGTTTACGATTAAAACGATCACCGATTCTTTTCTAGGGAGCTATCATACACGGAGCCAATTCAATAGATTAGACCCAGATTCCATCCAAGTTTATGTACCGAAATGGCCTACCTCTTCAAAGATGTATATCGCGGATACAAATGAAACCATATCTAGTCTATACGACCCCAGTTATTTGGAGAAGAAAGATAAATACTCTTATTTTCTTGGTGGAGTCCATGCCCTCATGACCATAACAAGCGATATTAAGCCAGAGGACATAGAACAGCAGAAGCTGTTAGTCATCAAAGATTCTTATGCGCATAGCGTGCTTCCATTTCTAGCCCTTCAAGTGCCGGAAATTCACGTTATCGATCTACGGTATTACAACGGCGATATTGGTACTTACATGACCGAGAATGGGATTGAGGATGTATTACTACTGTTTAATACAACGACTTTTGTTGATAATCAAGAATTGTTGAAATTAGCCCGTTAG